From the genome of Thermodesulfovibrio thiophilus DSM 17215:
ACTCAATAGAGGCAGGAGTGCATTTTATAGCATAAATAATTTTTCCCTCTATGCATATAAGAATATCAACAAAAGTGGTAAACTTTTCTTTGTCAGATACAATAACTTCATAGCGCCTGTTTATAAATATATCTTGAGGAATATAACCACGCTCAAGAATATACTGAATCATCTGTTCCTGAATATATCCAATGCTCTGTGCGAAAATTTTTTCCTGCTCCTTTATTATTTCTCCAATAAGTTTTTGTCTTTCCTCCGGCGACTCGGGTGTTTTATTCAATGATATTTCCATAACTACTCCCTTCTATTATCGACAGATTTTCATTGTTTTATATTTTTCAATAATATAAACTAAAAAATCAAACATTCATCCATTTTCATTGATAATATGAAGTAGTCTTCTCATAGTTGAAAATTAAAGCTTTGATGCCATCAGTTGACAGACTTATTTTTAATAAATTAATCCAATGTTGAATGTTCGCTTTTATTCACTTCAAGGAGGTTAAAATAAAATCCCTTTGAAATAGTTTTAAAGTTAGACATTGTTAACTCCCCTATTTTTTATCATATGCCATGGATAATGCTTCTGTTGTTATCTGTATTTCCTCTGAAAGCTTTAGTATATTTATAGTATTTCTTAATTTTGTAAGCCTCTGTTTTATAAATGACTGTACATAAGAAATCATTAAAACTCTGTTAAGACAAGTATCCATCTCATAATGGAAGGTTAAAATCAACCTGAGAATTTTTGTAATCAAACAATGCATATATATAAAAAATATCTAAATGAAGTTTACCAATTCTTCAACTAAAAGACGAATTCATTCCTCTGATGCCAGTGAAGTCGAGATTTTACACACCACAGCCCTTAATTTGTGATTTCTGAAATACTGATATTAATCCACCTGACATGTTTGCAAAAAAAGTAGGTATAAGAGAGTTTCACTTTCATGACCTCAGATATATGTTTATAAGCCAGCTTGTTATGAACGGAATTGATTTTTCCACTGTAAAGAAGGCCTTCCTGGGACATATAAGGATATTAAAATGACTCTTAGATATATGCATTTTGCTCCAGCACACAAACAGGATGCAGTGAAAAACTGGATATTTTTTTAGGGAAAAATACTCCAAAAATCGCCCGGAAAAGTACCTGATTCTTACAATTTTCTTACAGTGCAGAAAAATATCAACTTTAGAATTTTGTAACCCATTGATTTTATTGAATGGGCGATGAGGGTATCGAACCCACGACCTCTTCCGTGTGAAGGAAGCGCTCTCCCACTGAGCTAATCGCCCGAAGTTATTGAAATATAAAATATTTTATCTCTTACAGTCAAGCTGCGTTAGTTAATGGTAAGAAAATTATAAGAATTTAACGTTTTTCCCCTAATATTGGGTTGAGCACTCTGGATGTAAGTCTAGTTGATGCCCCATAAATAAATAATGGGAGTATAATAAGAATTGTGTCTATTAATTGGCTGCTCACACAGTAGAGCAAATAGATCATAAAAAGGATAACATAGGGGATGAAAAAAAAGAAAAACAAGAAAGGAGGAGATAGCGAAAATGGGAGACTTAAACCTGAACAAATTTCTAGAGGAGCTTTCAAAAATTGACTCAAGAGAAGGTATAAAAACAATAGCAGCCATGCTACTTAACGAACTTATGAAAAAAGAAAGAGAAATCTATTTAAGAGAAAGCATAGAAAACAAAGCAAATGGCTACTATGAAAGGCAACTTGCCTGTTTTCTAGGAAACTTAGGTCTAAGTATTCCAGGGGATAGGAAATCGGAGTTTCGACCAGCAATTCTTCCTTGCAGAGTGGCAGAAAGCTGATGAAAGTTTTTTCAAAACATTAAAAACAGAACTTATTTATCTAAAGAAAGGTGGTTATAAATCAAGAGTAGAGGCCAAA
Proteins encoded in this window:
- a CDS encoding type I restriction enzyme HsdR N-terminal domain-containing protein; translated protein: MEISLNKTPESPEERQKLIGEIIKEQEKIFAQSIGYIQEQMIQYILERGYIPQDIFINRRYEVIVSDKEKFTTFVDILICIEGKIIYAIKCTPASIESWERFMLAFCRVVEPYQIPFAMVTDGQEGRVIDVLTGEVKDSCEIPSREEVIKMLTSLNFVPYDEKKLPREKRILYAFDAIKSCSTCNL